AGCTTGTGAAAGAAGCAGAAAAAAAGGCCAGGGAAATGGGAGCAGATTATGCTTATTGTTACATTTATGATTCAAACAAAGCCTCTCAGTTCTTATTTGAAAAGATGGGATACTTCAAGATGAGGAGTATCAAATTTCCAGCAGTGTCAACGTATAAGAAACTGGACATACCTCCAGAATATTCGATAAAACTTGTTGATAAAAAAGAGATTGGGGATGCGGCAGGTCTTATTAATGAGTATAACTCAGGGTATATACATTTCATTCCATTTACCGACCAAATTTTTGAATCGCATTTGGAATTCATTCCTGGATATGGACCGGAAAACTTCTGGGAGGTCAGAGACAAAGAAAATAAAATCGCAGCCTGTGCCGGTTTATGGGATAGCTCAGAACTGGCTCATTTATACTATGCCAGAGAGCCGACAGCAATGAAAGTGATGAAATTAGTTTTTGGAGCTTTGAGCCATATCACGAAAGTACCGAAGTTTCCAGCCGAAGGGGAGCATTTCAGAATACTTTATGTTGTGGATTATGCATTTGACGGGAGACAACCCGATGCTATGCTTGCGCTTCTCAAGCATTTGAATAATATCTCAATTGACAGGAGACAGGATTTTCTGATGGCTGTGACAGATCCTGAAGACGATCTTCTTGCAGTAGTGAAAAAGCTAAAACCACAGATCGAAACCTGGCATGTGTTTGCCAAATCTTTTGAAGGGGGTCTGCCGACTTTCAGTCCATTTTATGTAGACATTAGAGATATGATTCCCTGAAAGATAAAGAATGATGAACAAGAATTGCCAAAAAAGAGCTATTAACTCTCACTTATAGTTTTATATTATTCGCGAACAAAAACTGTCAAATATGGATCAAAGATCCAGAAAAAACAGATATATGAAGTAGAATATATAATATCGTGGCAATATTTACATCGACTGGTTTATTTTTCAGTCATCCGGGGGAGTAAGTATGGATAAGAAAGAAGATCAAAGAATGATTGGGGTCTGCCCAAACTGCGGAAAACCTTTCAGGATAGAATCAGAAGGCGGCGGAGAGGAGTGGCGTTACTGTGCAGAAGTCTGCGTAAATCCTGCAGCAGTACCAACCGGAGCGAGACTTATGGCGGACCAGGCTACATTACGCTTTGTGGATGGTAATATGAACGAATACACACGAGAGGATTATATCAAAACTCATGGTATTGATCCCCTGCCTATCTGGAAAGCGATCGAAAAATGGCGTGAGGAACAGATGGAAAAATGGAAAACGGAAGCCAGTACTTGCTAATTCTGAGCGATTTTACTCTTTTTAATTTTTATTTTCTATCTCTTCTATTTCTAATCTCTTCTATTTCTAATCTCTTCTATTTCTAATCTCTTCTATCTTTATTATGTCCAGGATCAATTGAAACAGAATAAAAAAATCAAGGATTTTGAATTCGCGAACAATCTCAACTAAATAAGGTTTGGATACCGGAAAGTTATACAACTCTCCTTTTTCAGTTGCCTTTAAATCCCATAAAATTCCTACTAATCCCTGATCGACGTGGCAAGGAGAAAACAATTTGAAAAACCCCTGCACGGGGATAAGGAAAGCGTGCGCTTTGCAACCCCTGAGCCCATTGCCCGCTACAGGGCACAGCGCCTGAGAGCCAGGACTCTTGCTGATATCAGCTGCGGGATAGGGGGACAAACCGTCTTTTTTGCGCAGCAGTGCGAGTTCGTATATGCAGTGGAAATCGACCCGAAGAAAATCGAATATGCAAAACAGAACTGCGCAATGTACGGGCTTGACAATGTGAAATTCATCTGCGGGGATGCTCTTGACCCGAAAGTTATCGAACAGATCCCGTCAGCAGATGTGGTTTTTTCAGACCCTTTCCGTCCTGCCGAAGAAGATAAGAGACAGGTCTCAAGTCTTGAGCCGGGGATTCCGAATGTGCTTTCAGCCTATGGAGAAAAAACAAAGAATTTTGCCTTCGAAGCCCCACCCCAGATGCCTCCGGAAAGAATTCCTTTTGACTGCGAAAAAGAGTATATTTCCCTTGACGGACAGCTCAACCGCCTGACACTTTACTTCGGGGGGTTAAAACAGTATGACCGGCTCGCCGTAGCATTGCCTGCCGGTGAAGGGCTTGTTTCAAAGGATGGATGGCTCCCGCAAGTAAGGGAAACGGAAAAAATGAAACTCTTTGTCTATGAACCCGAACCATCTGTTGTTGCAGCAGAATTGCTGCCCGAACTTGTTGAATCCATGATGCAGATGGCAGGACCTATTATGGGAGCTTTCGAACTTTTCAGAGTTGACAAAAAGAGACTATTATTAACCTCAGAAGCCCTGATAAAACAATCAATGATTAAAAATCATTACCTTGTCCTGAAGATATGCCCGTTTGAGCCCCGTGCGATCAACAAATTTCTGAAAGACAGAAACATTGGAAGTGTTATACTTCGGGCAGGCGTAAAGCCTGAGGATTACTGGGAAGTTCGAAACGAAGTGGAAAAAGGACTTGAAGGAAAAAAGACAGTACACCTTTTTGTAAAAGATGGTGTTGCAATCCTTTGTGAAGTGCTTTTTAAAATCTGAAAAAAAAAGATACGGACCGGGATTTAAACCCGGTATACGTTTTTTGATTTTCGGCTCAATATGTTTAATTGAGCCCTCTTGATTGATCTACTGCTCGCTTGATGATGGGCTTGGCGGGGGTTAGATTCTCAAGCCTCTTTGCAGGCTGCCGTTTTCACGAGCTCAAGCCCTCTGGCGAGAGCATCCTGAATCCTTGTGGGATCAGTTCCGCCGCCCATTGCAAGGGCAGGCTTTCCGCCTCCACCTCCACCGACGATCTTTGACATCTCGCGGACAAGGTTACCGGCGTTAATTCCACATTTTATGGCTTTTTCTCCGACAGATGCTACAATCTTTACTCCTTCAAAGTCGCTTGCAAGAAGGGTGATCACATTCTCGTTTTTCAATAGTTCAGTAGCTATCTTCTGGAGTTCGAGGGAATCGGCCCCTGAGACCTGTTCGGCAACAATCCTGAGACCTGCGACATCAGAAGCGTCTCCGAGCATCCTGTACACTCTGGAGCGAGCAAGTTCTTCCTTGAGCCTTTCGTTTTCTTTCTTGAGGTCTTTCCATTCCCCGAAGAAACGGTCCACACTTCCTGGAAGGTGTTCCGGAGGCACACTCAGGGTCTTTGCGGAATCAACCAGGAGAGATTCGATTTTTTGCATGGCGCGTACGGCTGCATCTCCGGCTGCAAATTCGATCCTCTCTACACCGTCCTGAATCCTCTCAGTCTTCAAGATTTTGATAGGCCCGATGATGCCTGTGCTCAGGCAGTGAGTTCCGGCGCAGGCTTCTACATCATCTCCTACCTTTACAATTCTGATCTTCTCTCCTGGAGGCACTCCACCCTGATAGAGCCCAAAGCCGTATATCTGCTCAGCTTCAGTTCTGGGCATCCATTCCGTAACCACACGTTTATTTTCCATAACCGTGCGGTTTGCCAGAAGCTCAATCTGTCTTATTTCCTGAGGTGAGATGTGTTTGTAATGGGACAGGTCAAGCCTTGAGTGATCCTCGAATTTCTGGGCACCAGCCTGCCAGATATGTTTTCCGAGGACCTTTCTGGCGGCATCATTTACGATATGGGTTGCTGTGTGGTGCCTTGCAAGGGACATCCTGCGTTTCTCATCTACCTTACCGGTAATAATCTCGCCTTTAGTTATTCCAAGCTCCTTGCCCGGATTGTCAATTGTGTGTACGATTACACCCTCATAGACCTGGACATCCACTACCCTATACACAGTATCGTCGGCAATGATGACTCCGATATCTGCAGGCTGACCTCCGCCTTCAGCATAGAAGAAGGTGTTGTCCAACACGATATGGTTGTCAAATACATCAAGGACGACTGCCTCAAATTCCAGACGGGTAGGCTCGTCATAGAAGCGGCGCTTGGTCTTTGGCAGGTGCTTGAGCTTTTCTGCAAAAGGAATTACCTCTTCTTCCTTTTCTTCAGCCTTGTTGTGTAGCTCGCCAATAATCGAATAGAAATTGTCAGGGAACTCTACATCTACCCCTATTTCGGCTGCAACTTCTTTTGCCATCTCGGGAGGGATTCCGTGTGAGTCGTAAAGTTCTGTTAACTGGGAAAGAGGAATTTTTTCTCCGGTCTTCTTGAAGTGGGATGCCGATTTCTGAATGATCCTGCGGCCCCTTTCCATAGTAATGTTGAACTTTTCCTCTTCGGATTCCAGAATGTCCTGAATGACAGGGAAATTTTCCCTGAACTCCGGGTATTCGGGCATGTTCTTTATGTGCATGTCCACGATTTCGGAGAGCGGAATCCTGATATCAAGATCTTTCATCATACGCAGCGTCCTTCTAAGGACAAGGCGTGCCAGATATCCTGCTTTAACGTTGGAGGGAATAATTCCGTCTCCGAGCATGAAAGTAAGGCAGCGGGTATGGTCAGTGATCGAATAAACTTTTTCTACGGGCTCCATAATAGCCGAGAGTTTGTCCACTGTCATCCCTATGCTTGAGGCAACCTTTTTCCTGAGTTCCATAAGGTTTGCCTTTTCACTGACATCCATAAACCCTGCAAGCCTGGCATTTTGCGCCAGAATGTTTGCATATTCGGAGTTGTCCAGTTCGTGTTCAAGCCCTGCAAGTCCCATGAGCTCATTTACTATACCCGGGAAAAGAGCATCATAAATTGTAGGAGAACCCTTGGAAGCCCAGACAAAACGCTCAAGACCGTATCCGGTGTCCACGATATAGTTGTCCATCTTCGAGTAGGTCTCACCTTTAATCAGGATGTCTCCTTTTTTGTCAGTCTTCAGATCCATGAAGACAAGGGTCGCAAGTTCGAGCCCGTGCACAATAACCTCCACGCAGGGTCCGGCATTGCCTCCACCTGCCCAGGGCTCTTCTTTGTAGGTTACAGCAAAGGGGTTTACCTTGAGAGAGGTTAAAAGCTCGTCACAAAGTTCCAGAGTGTGTTCTTTCCAGTAAATCTCATTGTCCCTTTTGTTGAAAGCGTGATGCGCCATCATCTCAAAGTTTGTCAGGTGGCGTCCGCTTCTGCCCACTGAGTCGAGGTCATTTAACCTGATGCAGGGCTGGGAAATCGTCAGGGGGTTTGCAGGAGGAGGTACCTGTCCTGAAGTTACAAAGGGCTGGAAGTCTGCAATTGAAGCTATGGTGAGGTAAATGTCGTCTCTCCAGCGAGCGACCACAGGATAGCGGTCAATTCTTTTATGCCCTCTTGCTTCAAAGAAGGAAAGGTAATATTCGCGCATCTCTGAGATATCGAATTCCCTGGAAAAGACAGGGTTTCCTATGAAGGAATAAGGATCGCAGGGCGCATCTCCGCACGTATTTCTTTCAGGGTCACGTGTCCAGAAGAATTTGCCGCACTTCTGGCACTGCTTCCGGACGAAACCGTTGTTTTTGAAAAAATCAAGTTGATACTCATCTTCAAGCATAATAATCTCTCCGGATGGTGGGTGCAATCTGCCCCGTTGTATCTTAAAATAAAAGGAAAGCAGAAGTATCCCAGCGCAACCGTTTCAGGGGGTTTCAGGCATTTTAGTGATATATGATGATCTTAATCGAGTTTATCCGTTATTTTTAAGTACAGCGGTATGGAAATCAACCTCAAGTAATGAGATCATCCTGTGGATTTGTTATGAATAAACCTTTACAGCTATTGTTTTCCAATATAAGTAACTTACATAATACTGATGAAATATATAATATTACAATAATGTATATTTAAAGGGGCTCACACTTACGAACCTTAACTATTAGAGGCACTTCTACAGAAAAACTTTGTTCTTCATCATAAAAGACAGGAGTGTACTGGCTCTAGGGGCAGATTTCTCGCCTGTAAAGCAACAGAAAACTAACATCTAAAGGAGAAGGTTAAAGGAAGCATGGTTTGCTACGTGAACTACCCCTCCCTGAAATCCTCGCCTTGTGGCTCGGTTTCGAGGGATGAGCTTCCTACGAGTACATTCTATCATCAGCTTTGACTCTAAGAGTCGCAATTCTTCAAGAAGCCTGTTTGTCGTAGATTTCCGATATTATTACCGAAAGCTCGTCCACAGAGCGTTTTGTGATAGAAACGATTTCCCTTGATCATACTAGAATAACAACACTCTACTTTACTTTTTATATTACCACTTGGGCGGAATGTACGATAACATCAATATGTTCTTAGTCAAGTCTCATATATCATCATTCAAACTTTTACGTATAAGCTTCCTTATACAACCTTATAGTCTGAGTTTAGAAAACAAAACCCAACAATGTTATACAAATTTGAAAGTATAAGTAATTAATCGGAATCAACAATGATAGAATGCTTTTGAAGTTGTGCAGTATATTAATTACGGTGCGAGGCTCCGCTTTTCAATCAAGACAGTGCTAGCTAAGCATTATTATTTACAGTACTGTTACTTAAGTACATCCGCTCCCAGGAACGATTACCTGTACAGAACAACCGTCCTGCCGCGTACGTCAATAAGTGTTGATCTTGTTGCTTCGGCAAGCTCATCTGCGATAGTTTTCAGGTCCTTTCCTTCTTCTGCGCTTTTGAGTACTTTGACCTTTACAAGCCTGTTAGCCTTTATCTGCTTGTTCAGTTCTTCGATCAAAGTATCTGTGACCCCATTCTTTCCGATATTAAGAATAGGACTTATTTTGTTTGCATCGGATTTCAGCTGGTATAATTTTTCTTTCTCCATTGCCCTTCCTCAAATCGCTAATGATTAAACTCGCCTGCTCATTATAAAAAGCTCACATCATCAATGTGATGAGAAACGCCAACATCGATGAAATAATTCCTTCTACCTTGAAGCCAGTTTACCCTTGAATATGATTCCACCCATTCTCACCAGCACCTATATCAAAGTTTCCCGGTAAACCCGATTTCAGGTTACAGCCTTTTTTCGGTTTCTTTATCAGTTACTTTTTTACACTTATCTCGCGGACTTTTTGCTTTGATAGCCCAGAACATTACAGGAATTTCAAATAATTTCGACATCTTTATTATAGATTTGATATTCATTACGCCATAGAGAACCAAAACGGAAAATAAAACCTCTCTTCTACTTCCGGGCGGCGACAGTAAATGAATCCTAACCTGCTTGATTTAATCCTGTTTTCAGAGAAAAGAAAGGCTTTTCTCCTGCTCCTGAAGGAGGGACCGAAGAATACCCAGGAGATTCTTGACAGACTTCAGGTTCCGAGAACCGCTCTTCTTCCCCAGATAAAAAAGCTGAAAGAACAGAACCTCGTAATACATGAAGATGGAATCTATCGCCTCAGCCTGGTAGGAGAGATTATTATAGAGAAAATGCAACCCCTTCTTGATACCCTTGAGGTTTTTGAGAAGAACGAGGAGTTCTGGGCAGACAGAAAACTCTCACCCATTCCCTTGCATCTTATGAAAAGGATCAGCGAACTTGGGGACTACCGCCTGATAGAACCGGACCTGAGCCATACGTTTGACCTTAACCCGGAATTTGTGAAGCATACTTCTAACTCAAATAATATCCTCATGTTTTTCTCCTATTTTCACCCTCAGTTCCCTTCTTTCTTCCTGAATCTTGCCAGAAAAGGTACTGAGATTTCTCTTGTTCAGAGTGAATCTGTGTATTTACGATTTTTAGAGGATTTCAGAAAAGAAGGAGAAGAGTATCTCAAAATGGAGAATGCAAGCCTTTTTATTCTGGACAAAAAAGAAGTGGAGATCCCGGCAGTTGTCGTGTCTTCTGATAAAATAATGCTTCTCGGTCTGTTTAATGAAAGCGGAAGGTTTGACCGCCAGTATATAATTAGCTTTGAACCCGGTGCAATTGAATGGGGAAAAGATCTGTTCGAGTACTTCAGAGACATGAGCAGAGAGATAAAACTTAAAGGAAAGTAAGGATTTAATAAGGCTGTGAGAAAAGCTGTGAGAAAGGACTTCAAATTAAAGGCTATTTTTGATACACCTGCTGTTTTTGATACTCATGAGTTTGAATTT
The genomic region above belongs to Methanosarcina horonobensis HB-1 = JCM 15518 and contains:
- a CDS encoding GNAT family N-acetyltransferase, with product MVSIRPFNEGDNQRMLEIERLCPQGDEKCAMGVDKKDIIARYGMYDSWNVLVAEEDGKIAGWTGLTVKIAPEKKEKYAYFTEIMVHPDFRRSGVATKLVKEAEKKAREMGADYAYCYIYDSNKASQFLFEKMGYFKMRSIKFPAVSTYKKLDIPPEYSIKLVDKKEIGDAAGLINEYNSGYIHFIPFTDQIFESHLEFIPGYGPENFWEVRDKENKIAACAGLWDSSELAHLYYAREPTAMKVMKLVFGALSHITKVPKFPAEGEHFRILYVVDYAFDGRQPDAMLALLKHLNNISIDRRQDFLMAVTDPEDDLLAVVKKLKPQIETWHVFAKSFEGGLPTFSPFYVDIRDMIP
- a CDS encoding class I SAM-dependent methyltransferase translates to MARRKQFEKPLHGDKESVRFATPEPIARYRAQRLRARTLADISCGIGGQTVFFAQQCEFVYAVEIDPKKIEYAKQNCAMYGLDNVKFICGDALDPKVIEQIPSADVVFSDPFRPAEEDKRQVSSLEPGIPNVLSAYGEKTKNFAFEAPPQMPPERIPFDCEKEYISLDGQLNRLTLYFGGLKQYDRLAVALPAGEGLVSKDGWLPQVRETEKMKLFVYEPEPSVVAAELLPELVESMMQMAGPIMGAFELFRVDKKRLLLTSEALIKQSMIKNHYLVLKICPFEPRAINKFLKDRNIGSVILRAGVKPEDYWEVRNEVEKGLEGKKTVHLFVKDGVAILCEVLFKI
- the alaS gene encoding alanine--tRNA ligase, which translates into the protein MLEDEYQLDFFKNNGFVRKQCQKCGKFFWTRDPERNTCGDAPCDPYSFIGNPVFSREFDISEMREYYLSFFEARGHKRIDRYPVVARWRDDIYLTIASIADFQPFVTSGQVPPPANPLTISQPCIRLNDLDSVGRSGRHLTNFEMMAHHAFNKRDNEIYWKEHTLELCDELLTSLKVNPFAVTYKEEPWAGGGNAGPCVEVIVHGLELATLVFMDLKTDKKGDILIKGETYSKMDNYIVDTGYGLERFVWASKGSPTIYDALFPGIVNELMGLAGLEHELDNSEYANILAQNARLAGFMDVSEKANLMELRKKVASSIGMTVDKLSAIMEPVEKVYSITDHTRCLTFMLGDGIIPSNVKAGYLARLVLRRTLRMMKDLDIRIPLSEIVDMHIKNMPEYPEFRENFPVIQDILESEEEKFNITMERGRRIIQKSASHFKKTGEKIPLSQLTELYDSHGIPPEMAKEVAAEIGVDVEFPDNFYSIIGELHNKAEEKEEEVIPFAEKLKHLPKTKRRFYDEPTRLEFEAVVLDVFDNHIVLDNTFFYAEGGGQPADIGVIIADDTVYRVVDVQVYEGVIVHTIDNPGKELGITKGEIITGKVDEKRRMSLARHHTATHIVNDAARKVLGKHIWQAGAQKFEDHSRLDLSHYKHISPQEIRQIELLANRTVMENKRVVTEWMPRTEAEQIYGFGLYQGGVPPGEKIRIVKVGDDVEACAGTHCLSTGIIGPIKILKTERIQDGVERIEFAAGDAAVRAMQKIESLLVDSAKTLSVPPEHLPGSVDRFFGEWKDLKKENERLKEELARSRVYRMLGDASDVAGLRIVAEQVSGADSLELQKIATELLKNENVITLLASDFEGVKIVASVGEKAIKCGINAGNLVREMSKIVGGGGGGKPALAMGGGTDPTRIQDALARGLELVKTAACKEA
- a CDS encoding YhbY family RNA-binding protein; translated protein: MEKEKLYQLKSDANKISPILNIGKNGVTDTLIEELNKQIKANRLVKVKVLKSAEEGKDLKTIADELAEATRSTLIDVRGRTVVLYR
- a CDS encoding helix-turn-helix transcriptional regulator, whose product is MNPNLLDLILFSEKRKAFLLLLKEGPKNTQEILDRLQVPRTALLPQIKKLKEQNLVIHEDGIYRLSLVGEIIIEKMQPLLDTLEVFEKNEEFWADRKLSPIPLHLMKRISELGDYRLIEPDLSHTFDLNPEFVKHTSNSNNILMFFSYFHPQFPSFFLNLARKGTEISLVQSESVYLRFLEDFRKEGEEYLKMENASLFILDKKEVEIPAVVVSSDKIMLLGLFNESGRFDRQYIISFEPGAIEWGKDLFEYFRDMSREIKLKGK